In bacterium 336/3, the following proteins share a genomic window:
- a CDS encoding antibiotic biosynthesis monooxygenase translates to MIVRIVRMFFQKDKTDDFLEIFEQSKHLIRNFEGCKHLELLCDADNKHIFCTYSHWESPEHLENYRKSDLFQSTWAKTKILFNDKPIAFSLEQHTFVQ, encoded by the coding sequence ATGATTGTACGTATTGTCAGAATGTTTTTTCAGAAAGATAAAACAGATGATTTTTTAGAAATTTTTGAACAAAGTAAGCACCTTATTCGCAATTTTGAAGGCTGTAAACATTTAGAGTTGCTCTGTGATGCTGATAACAAACACATTTTTTGTACATACAGCCATTGGGAAAGCCCTGAGCATTTAGAGAATTACAGAAAATCAGATTTATTTCAATCCACTTGGGCTAAAACAAAAATATTGTTTAATGATAAGCCCATTGCTTTTTCTTTAGAACAACACACATTTGTACAATAA